One Streptomyces sp. L2 genomic window carries:
- the glnII gene encoding glutamine synthetase produces the protein MTFKAEYIWIDGTAPTAKLRSKTKIITDGPAGLDALPLWGFDGSSTNQAEGHSSDCVLRPVFTCPDPIRGGDDILVLCEVLDTDVTPHPSNTRAELAEVAERFAAQEPVFGIEQEYTFFDGTRPLGFPQGGFPAPQGGYYCGVGADEIFGRDVVEAHLDNCLKAGLGISGINAEVMPGQWEFQVGPLAPLEVSDQMWVARWLLYRTAEDFGVSATLDPKPVKGDWNGAGAHTNFSTRAMREGYEAIITACESLGEGSKPLDHVKNYGAGIDERLTGLHETAPWDRYSYGVSDRGASVRIPWQVEKEGKGYIEDRRPNANVDPYVVTRLLVDTCCSALEKVGQV, from the coding sequence GTGACCTTCAAGGCCGAGTACATCTGGATCGACGGCACCGCGCCGACGGCCAAGCTGCGTTCCAAGACGAAGATCATCACGGATGGCCCGGCCGGTCTCGACGCTCTGCCCCTCTGGGGGTTCGACGGGTCCTCCACCAACCAGGCCGAGGGCCACTCCTCGGACTGTGTGCTCAGGCCGGTCTTCACCTGCCCGGACCCGATCCGCGGCGGCGACGACATCCTGGTGCTGTGCGAGGTCCTGGACACGGACGTGACCCCGCACCCGTCCAACACCCGGGCTGAGCTGGCCGAGGTCGCGGAGCGGTTCGCCGCGCAGGAGCCGGTGTTCGGCATCGAGCAGGAGTACACGTTCTTCGACGGCACTCGTCCGCTCGGCTTCCCCCAGGGCGGCTTCCCGGCCCCGCAGGGCGGCTACTACTGCGGTGTCGGCGCCGACGAGATCTTCGGCCGGGACGTCGTCGAGGCCCACCTCGACAACTGCCTGAAGGCCGGGCTCGGCATCTCCGGCATCAACGCCGAGGTCATGCCGGGGCAGTGGGAGTTCCAGGTCGGGCCGCTCGCCCCGCTGGAGGTCTCCGACCAGATGTGGGTGGCCCGCTGGCTGCTGTACCGCACCGCCGAGGACTTCGGTGTCTCCGCGACGCTGGACCCGAAGCCGGTCAAGGGCGACTGGAACGGGGCGGGCGCGCACACCAACTTCTCCACCAGGGCCATGCGTGAGGGCTACGAGGCGATCATCACCGCCTGCGAGTCCCTCGGCGAGGGATCCAAGCCGCTGGACCACGTCAAGAACTACGGCGCCGGCATCGACGAACGGCTGACGGGGCTGCACGAGACGGCGCCGTGGGACCGGTACTCGTACGGGGTGTCGGACCGGGGGGCCTCGGTGCGGATTCCTTGGCAGGTCGAGAAGGAGGGCAAGGGGTATATCGAGGACCGGCGTCCCAACGCCAATGTGGATCCTTACGTTGTGACACGGTTGCTGGTCGACACGTGTTGCTCCGCGCTGGAGAAGGTGGGGCAGGTTTAG
- the htpX gene encoding zinc metalloprotease HtpX codes for MQSRFRSDRRLTARMGVTLFLLGLLYVGFVAALIVLLKSWVLVVVVAAGLLVAQYWFSDRIALYAMHGRIVEREEYPDLHGVIDRLCAQADMPKPVVAVSRMDMPNAFATGRNPDHAVICVTTGLMRRLEPGELEGVLAHELSHVAHKDVAVITVASFLGVIAGLMVRFAFYSELFRGRKDQNTMAVFAIVMGVSAAVYAISFLLIRALSRYRELAADRAAAHLTGRPSALASALTKVTGDIARIPSEDLRTAQAFNAFYFTPALGAEPGIARLFSTHPTLEQRLEQLGRISAELGEATAPGKAG; via the coding sequence ATGCAGAGCCGCTTCCGGAGCGACCGGCGGTTGACCGCGCGTATGGGGGTCACGCTGTTCCTGCTCGGGTTGCTGTACGTGGGCTTCGTCGCCGCGTTGATCGTGCTGCTGAAGTCGTGGGTGCTGGTCGTGGTGGTCGCGGCGGGGCTGCTCGTCGCCCAGTACTGGTTCTCCGACCGCATCGCGCTGTACGCGATGCACGGCCGGATCGTGGAGCGCGAGGAGTATCCGGACCTGCACGGGGTGATCGACCGACTGTGCGCGCAGGCGGACATGCCGAAGCCGGTTGTCGCCGTGTCCCGGATGGACATGCCGAACGCGTTCGCGACCGGGCGGAACCCCGATCACGCGGTGATCTGCGTGACGACGGGGCTGATGCGCAGACTGGAGCCGGGCGAGCTGGAGGGCGTCCTCGCGCACGAGCTGTCGCACGTGGCGCACAAGGACGTCGCCGTGATCACGGTCGCGTCCTTCCTCGGCGTGATCGCGGGCCTGATGGTGCGGTTCGCGTTCTACTCGGAGCTGTTCCGGGGCCGCAAGGACCAGAACACGATGGCCGTGTTCGCCATCGTGATGGGTGTCTCGGCCGCCGTGTACGCGATCAGCTTCCTGCTGATCCGGGCCCTGTCCCGGTACCGGGAGCTGGCCGCCGACCGGGCCGCGGCCCATCTGACCGGGCGCCCCTCGGCGCTGGCGTCCGCGCTGACCAAGGTCACCGGGGACATCGCCCGCATCCCGAGCGAGGACCTGCGCACCGCCCAGGCGTTCAACGCGTTCTACTTCACCCCGGCCCTGGGCGCCGAGCCCGGCATCGCCCGCCTGTTCTCCACGCACCCGACGCTGGAGCAGCGGCTGGAGCAGTTGGGCCGTATCTCCGCCGAACTGGGCGAGGCGACGGCACCGGGGAAGGCGGGCTGA
- a CDS encoding arsenate reductase family protein, translating into MEIWINPACSKCRSAISLLDAEGAEYTVRRYLEDVPSADEIRAVLDRLGLEPWDITRTQEADAKELGLKEWARDEASRDRWITALAEHPKLIQRPIITADDGTALVARSEDAVQEALSRTKS; encoded by the coding sequence ATGGAGATCTGGATCAATCCGGCCTGCTCGAAGTGCCGTAGCGCCATCAGTCTGCTGGACGCCGAGGGGGCCGAGTACACGGTCCGGCGGTACCTGGAGGACGTGCCGAGCGCGGACGAGATCAGGGCCGTGCTCGACCGGCTCGGGCTGGAGCCGTGGGACATCACGCGCACCCAGGAGGCGGACGCCAAGGAACTGGGGCTCAAGGAGTGGGCCCGGGACGAGGCGTCGCGGGACCGCTGGATCACGGCCCTCGCCGAACATCCCAAGCTCATCCAGCGGCCCATCATCACGGCCGACGACGGAACGGCCCTGGTGGCCCGCAGCGAGGACGCCGTACAGGAGGCGCTGTCCCGCACCAAGAGCTGA
- a CDS encoding winged helix DNA-binding domain-containing protein, which produces MGESKRRHIDAAERRARLALRHRLAGGVRAGSPEEVAGSLVALHGTDPATVYLAVAARLAEPAKALPETERALYEDRTLVRMHGMRHTVFVFPTELTAVVHASTGLTVAARERAKLVKDMAVAGAPDAAWLTEVEASTLAALARRGQATASELAVDEPRLREQFAYAAGKSYEGVHTVSSRLLRVLGVEGKVVRGRPLGSWTSTQFRWAVAPPHPELDPAAAQAELLERWLGACGPATEADLKWWTGWRVTEVRRALAAIGAREVSLDEGTGYVTAGDAAPVRPPEEPWAALLPGLDPTAMGWQQRDWYLAPALRPLLFDRSGNVGPTVWWNGRVVGGWAQRPDGEIVWRITERDGVGAEAVAAVAAEAERLRGWAGTTRITPRFRTPLEKELSA; this is translated from the coding sequence ATGGGTGAGAGCAAGCGGCGGCACATCGACGCGGCGGAGCGGCGGGCCCGGCTGGCCCTGCGGCACCGGCTGGCGGGTGGGGTGCGGGCGGGGAGTCCCGAGGAGGTCGCGGGCTCGCTGGTGGCGCTGCACGGCACGGATCCGGCGACGGTGTACCTGGCGGTGGCGGCGCGGCTGGCCGAGCCGGCGAAGGCGCTGCCCGAGACCGAGCGCGCGCTGTACGAGGACCGCACGCTCGTGCGCATGCACGGCATGCGGCACACGGTGTTCGTGTTCCCCACGGAGCTGACGGCGGTCGTCCACGCCTCGACGGGCCTGACGGTGGCCGCCCGGGAGCGGGCGAAACTGGTGAAGGACATGGCCGTCGCGGGCGCCCCGGACGCGGCCTGGCTGACGGAGGTGGAGGCCTCGACGCTGGCCGCGCTGGCCCGGCGGGGGCAGGCGACGGCGTCGGAGCTCGCGGTGGACGAGCCGCGCCTGCGCGAGCAGTTCGCGTACGCGGCGGGAAAGAGCTACGAGGGCGTGCACACGGTCTCCTCGCGCCTGCTGCGGGTGCTGGGCGTCGAGGGGAAGGTGGTCCGTGGCCGCCCGCTGGGCTCCTGGACGTCCACCCAGTTCCGCTGGGCGGTGGCGCCCCCGCACCCGGAGCTGGACCCGGCGGCGGCCCAGGCGGAGCTGCTGGAGCGCTGGCTCGGCGCGTGCGGTCCGGCGACGGAGGCGGATCTGAAGTGGTGGACGGGCTGGCGGGTGACGGAGGTCCGCCGGGCCCTGGCGGCGATCGGAGCGCGGGAGGTGTCCCTGGACGAGGGCACGGGCTACGTCACCGCCGGCGACGCGGCTCCGGTACGGCCCCCGGAGGAGCCCTGGGCGGCCCTGCTGCCCGGCCTGGATCCGACGGCGATGGGCTGGCAGCAGCGGGACTGGTATCTCGCCCCGGCTCTGCGCCCCCTGCTCTTCGACCGCAGCGGCAACGTGGGGCCCACGGTGTGGTGGAACGGCCGGGTGGTGGGCGGCTGGGCCCAGCGTCCGGACGGCGAGATCGTCTGGCGGATCACGGAGCGGGACGGCGTGGGCGCGGAGGCCGTGGCGGCGGTCGCGGCGGAGGCCGAGCGGCTGCGGGGGTGGGCGGGTACGACGAGGATCACGCCGCGTTTCCGGACGCCGCTGGAGAAGGAGTTGTCCGCGTGA
- a CDS encoding winged helix-turn-helix domain-containing protein — MATTRSSLSPSPVSVPDLLPPGATWLPAPQHTVPALPGRPPMVGYLVLVPADQEQPPPLPAPPVGDPLVRIDAGRRIASVDGRELELTYLEFELLAHLVAYPDRVHTRDQLVTTVWGYGHVGDGRTVDVHIARLRRKLGERHREAIRTVRRVGYKYTPPGGR; from the coding sequence ATGGCGACCACTCGTTCCTCCCTGTCCCCCTCCCCCGTGAGCGTCCCCGACCTGCTGCCGCCCGGCGCCACCTGGCTGCCCGCCCCTCAGCACACCGTGCCCGCTCTCCCCGGCCGGCCGCCGATGGTCGGCTACCTGGTGCTCGTCCCGGCGGACCAGGAGCAGCCGCCGCCGCTGCCCGCGCCGCCCGTCGGCGACCCGCTCGTGCGTATCGATGCCGGGCGGCGTATCGCCAGTGTCGATGGGCGGGAGCTGGAGCTGACCTATCTGGAGTTCGAGCTGCTGGCGCATCTGGTGGCGTATCCGGATCGGGTGCACACGCGGGATCAGTTGGTCACCACGGTGTGGGGGTACGGGCACGTCGGTGACGGCCGTACCGTCGACGTGCACATCGCCCGGCTGCGCCGGAAACTGGGCGAGCGGCACCGGGAGGCGATCCGGACCGTCCGCAGGGTCGGTTACAAGTACACCCCGCCCGGCGGGCGTTGA